The Fibrobacter sp. UWR4 genome has a window encoding:
- the mnmE gene encoding tRNA uridine-5-carboxymethylaminomethyl(34) synthesis GTPase MnmE, protein MDKQTIVAPMTPNGVSAVAAIRVSGPQVRDVVEALFGEKAVAGLKSHMAKLGTARWPADVPNGCHAGATIDSLLYLYFEGPNSYTGEDVLELYPHGNPLIVRDLLQACRMVEGVRLAEPGEYTRRAFLNGKMDLTQAESVADVIHSANRSELENAHRLLGGALSRKVSALTAQVKDISARLELDVDFAEEEADPDYAGWETRFVAIRQSVQDILSSFRGKAEVGRLPLVVLYGAPNAGKSSLVNALLGEDRILVSDIAGTTRDFVEVRLFLKGGEIRLVDTAGLAEKAADALDGLSMEKSKQILAEADMKILLVDGTASVILNPEGVKDPVGMNVHPDLILQTKADLSRNVALNSVQGQLAISSKTGSGLSELKSVLNARLFKNRENSEDLWITSEREKACLEEALAGIDRVLTQLRSNPAVELLAFEMQVVRRALQSITGEISSEDVLQSIFAGFCIGK, encoded by the coding sequence TAGTGCCGTTGCCGCCATTCGCGTGAGCGGACCTCAGGTACGTGATGTGGTGGAGGCCTTGTTTGGCGAGAAAGCGGTGGCCGGACTGAAGTCCCACATGGCGAAACTGGGAACGGCAAGATGGCCTGCAGATGTGCCGAACGGTTGCCACGCCGGAGCCACGATTGATAGTCTACTTTACTTGTATTTTGAGGGCCCCAATTCCTATACAGGCGAAGACGTACTGGAGTTATATCCCCATGGAAATCCATTGATTGTCCGTGACTTACTCCAGGCCTGCCGTATGGTGGAAGGTGTCCGATTGGCGGAACCGGGAGAATACACCCGTCGCGCATTTTTGAATGGAAAGATGGACCTGACCCAGGCGGAATCCGTTGCCGACGTGATTCACAGCGCAAATCGTTCCGAGTTGGAAAATGCCCACCGCTTGCTGGGCGGCGCCCTGTCCAGGAAAGTATCCGCATTGACCGCCCAGGTGAAGGATATTTCCGCCCGTCTGGAACTGGATGTGGATTTCGCCGAGGAAGAAGCGGATCCGGATTACGCCGGTTGGGAAACCCGCTTTGTGGCAATTCGCCAGTCGGTGCAGGATATTTTGAGCAGTTTCCGCGGCAAGGCCGAAGTTGGCCGTTTGCCCTTGGTGGTTTTGTACGGCGCACCGAATGCGGGCAAGTCTAGCTTGGTAAATGCCCTGCTTGGCGAAGACCGCATTCTCGTCAGCGATATTGCTGGCACTACCCGTGACTTCGTGGAAGTCCGTCTTTTCTTGAAGGGTGGAGAAATCCGCCTGGTGGATACTGCGGGACTTGCTGAAAAGGCCGCGGACGCTCTTGATGGCCTCAGTATGGAAAAGAGCAAGCAGATTCTCGCCGAAGCAGATATGAAGATCTTGTTAGTTGATGGAACAGCTAGCGTCATCCTGAACCCCGAAGGGGTGAAGGATCCAGTAGGCATGAATGTTCATCCGGATCTTATTTTGCAGACGAAGGCTGACCTTTCTAGGAATGTCGCTCTGAACTCGGTTCAGGGGCAACTTGCCATTTCCTCCAAAACAGGCTCAGGTCTTTCCGAACTTAAGTCCGTCCTTAACGCCCGTCTTTTCAAGAATCGCGAAAATTCCGAAGACCTCTGGATCACCAGCGAACGTGAGAAGGCCTGCCTCGAAGAAGCTCTGGCTGGCATAGACCGCGTGCTTACACAGCTGCGCTCCAATCCCGCAGTAGAACTGCTGGCCTTTGAAATGCAAGTCGTTCGCCGTGCTCTCCAGAGCATTACCGGCGAAATCTCATCTGAAGACGTTTTACAATCCATCTTTGCGGGGTTCTGCATTGGGAAATAG